The region AGCAGCTGCTCTTCGAGCCGGAGCTGCTGGCGGCAGTGAAGCCGGATATCCAGCTGGTCGGTACGCTGCTGGCACTTAAGGGTAAAATCCCGGAGAAAACCAAAGATACCGCAAGAATGCTCGTTCAGGCGCTCGTGGATGAGCTGGTCAAGCTGCTGGAGACTGATATCCGCCGTGCAGTTACCGGAGCACTCAATAAGCGGCAGCATTCCCCGCTGCCTTCGCTTAGCGGCCTGGACTGGAAACGGACAATTGAGCGCAACCTGAAGCACTACGATGCGGAGCGGCGGATGATTATCCCCGAACGCTTCTTCTATTTTGACCGGGCCCGCCGCAGCAAGGAATGGACGGTCATTGTAGATATTGACCAGAGCGGCTCGATGGCCAGCTCCGTGATCTGGGCTTCGGTGATCGGCTCGATCTTCGCCAGTATCCCGGCGCTGAACACGCGTGTCGTTGCTTTTGATACCGAGGTGGTTGACTTGACGGAGCAGTGTGCGAATGATCCTGTTGACATGCTCTTCGGCATCCAGCTCGGGGGCGGTACGGATATTCATAAGTCGGTGAAGTATTGTGAGCAGTTCATCGAGGAGCCGAAGAAGACACTGTTCATCATCGTATCGGACCTGTACGAGAACGGCAATCAGGCCGGGCTGGTCCGGCGGATGCGCGAGCTGCGGGAATCCGGGGTGCGGACGATGACGCTCTTGGCCCTCTCCGATGAAGGCAAGCCTTCCTATGATGAACGGCTGGCCGCCCAGCTCGCCCGTGATGGAACGCCTTGCTTCGCCTGTACTCCGGCACTGCTGCCTGTCCTGGTGGAGGGAGCACTCAAGGGCCAGGAGCTGGGTGAGCTGGCGAAGCGGCTGGGGATGACGCGGTGATTTTGTTTAAACAGGAAACACTTACTTTATAATCACATATTGTGTAACATGCCGCTATCATTTATAATCGGTTATTAAAAAGCACCTTTCGCTAGGCGCTGCTTGAAAGGAAATGAATTTCTTATGTCGAGGAAGCTCAGAGCGGGTATTGTTGGCGGTACCGGTATGGTCGGCCAGCGTTTCATTGCACTTTTGGAGAATCATCCATGGTTTCAGGTAACAGCGATTGCGGCGAGCGCGAATTCAGCCGGCAAGTCCTATGAGGAGTCTGTTCAAGGCAGATGGAAGCTGTCCACTCCTATGCCTGACGCAGTTAAAGGCATCATGGTTCAAGACGCCTCCAAGGTGGAGGAAGTGGCTGCGGATGTGGATCTGATCTTCTGCGCCGTAGATATGAAGAAGGATGAGATTAAGGCGCTGGAAGAAGCTTATGCGCGTACCGGAACTCCGGTGATCTCCAACAATTCGGCGCACCGCTGGACACCGGATGTTCCGATGGTGATTCCTGAGATCAATCCGGAGCATCTGGAGGTTATCGCCCAGCAGCGGAAGCGTCTGGGGACAGAGACCGGCTTCATCGCTGTGAAACCGAACTGTTCCATTCAGAGCTATATGCCCACCCTGAATGCACTTCATGAGTTCAAGCCTTCTAAGGTGGTTGTAACCACTTATCAGGCGATTTCAGGTGCGGGTAAGACCTTCGCGGACTGGCCGGATATGGTGGATAACGTGATTCCTTACATCGGCGGAGAAGAAGAGAAGAGCGAGCAGGAGCCGCTGCGGATCTGGGGTAAGGTAACCAGTGAGGGGATCGTCCCAAGCGAGCAGCCGGTAATCACTACCCAGTGTATCCGTGTGCCTGTTGCTGACGGCCATATGGCGGCTGTCTTTGCCTCCTTTGAGCAGAAGCCTTCCCGCGAAGAGATTCTGGAACGCTGGAACAGCTTCCAGGGGCGTCCACAGCAGCTCGGTCTGCCGAGTGCTCCTAAGCAGTTCATCACGTATTTTGAGGAAGAGAACCGTCCGCAGACCCGTCTGGACCGTGACATTGAGAATGGCATGGGCATCTCCGCAGGACGGTTGCGCGAGGATTCACTGTACGATTACAAATTCGTCAGCCTGTCCCACAATACGGTAAGAGGCGCTGCCGGCGGTGCGGTACTGATCGCCGAATTGCTGAAGGCCGAAGGATATATTCAGCCCAAATAAGCATATCTATGCTCTTGGACGGATACCCGTTATGCAGCCTGCCGGAGGCTCTCCGCGCAGGCTGTTTGCAGTTTGACCTGACAATCCGCCCGAAATAATGGTAAGATAGAGTAATGTACGGCGAAAACTGAATATTGACGGAGTGATATTGTGGCAAAAAGTAAAGGCGGCGGCACAGGCAGAGGAACAGGCAGCAAGGGCTGGACCCGCTGGAACAAGACGGCAAAACCCGTGAAGCCGGCCCGAAGCGGCCCTCCCGGCAGCCCAGGTGCCAAAGGAACCAAGCAGGCTAAGACCAGCAGCGGCAGCAACAAAACCGGAGGCGCTAAATAAGCGGGCATCTGCCCCTTGAGGATGACTAAATATAAGGGTTATAGGTTGGAGGCAACATCTGATGGCTATGTGAATCAGATGTTCTTTCATATGTAGGACCTGAAAGCGGGAACTTCATGAGAATTAACAAATACATCAGTGAGACCGGCGTCTATCCGCGCAGAGAGACGGGCCGGCTGATTGCCGCCGGAAGGATCACGATTAACGGGAAGGTCTGTGCGCCTGGAGCAAGTGTTGAACCTGGAGATATGGTGGCTGTAGACGGAATTACTGTGACTCCAGACCGGGAGGAGCGGGTCTATCTGGTGCTGAACAAGCCGGTAGGCATCACCTGTACAGCCGCCCGGCACGTGGAAGGGAATATTGTAGATTATATCAATTATCCCTCCCGGATCTTTGCCGTCGGCAGACTGGACAAGCGCTCGGAAGGGCTGATTCTGCTGACCAATGACGGGTCGATTGTCAACCGGATGATGCGGTCCGAGCATAGTCATGAGAAGGAGTACCGGGTGAGCGTGGATAAGCCGGTCACAGAAGACTTTTTGACGGAGATGTCGGCAGGTGTAGATATTCTGGAGACCCGCACCAAGCCATGCCTCACCCGGCGGATCTCGGAGAAGGAGTTCATGATTATTCTGACCCAAGGGCTGAATCTGCAGATCCGCCGGATGTGCAAGGCGCTGGGCTATCGTGTGCTCCGGCTGGAGCGGATACGGATTATGCATATCACGCTCAGCGGTCTGCCGCAAGGGCAGTGGAGACGGCTGACGGAGGAAGAGCTCGCGGAGCTTCATGCCAGATTGGAAGGATAGCCGCAACTCACATACCAGTTTATGTTTCCGAAGCGGGCTCCGGATGGGTATACAGGAAGTCTTGCTACCACGACACGACATTTAGGAGGATCACATGCGGATTATAAGCTTATTGTTAGCCTTAGCAATCATAGCAGGTTGCTCACGAACAGGGGATGGCGGATCAGCAGATCCGTCTGCAGTGCCAGCCGCTTCCCCGGCAGCGGATCTCTCAGCAGCACCTGGAGGGCATCTTGAGGAAGACGCAGCTGCCGCAGCACTCGCAGAAGTGTCCCCTGAGATTGCAGATGAGTATTCGGGGTTCGTACATATGGATGCGGTTCAGTTGAACGGGCAGATTTTTCAGGTATATTACTGGAACAAGGGAGAATTCAGCTATACACAGTTCGCCATCGTCAAGGAGGGCAAGATGGTCTTTGACAGCAAAAAGGCCGGGCTTACCCTGGAAGGCGGGGACATTTGGAATGAGGAGGAGCAGCTCTGGGCTGAAGCGGTTGTGCAGAACAACCGGAATACCTTCTTGTTCAGTCTGATGGATAACCGTCCTAACTACGCGTCTATTGTGGTCGAAGAGATTGACGGAACGATGCAGGTCACCGTTAACGATCTGTTCAGCGTGAATTATGAGGACGTGGATCAGGACGGAAGCGAGGATCTGCTGGCCAGTCCTTATCCGGGTAAATCGCCCCTGGGTCCGGCGCTGACGGGCATCTACCAGCTGGAAGGGACGAACTATGTACCGGATAAGCTGCTTACCAAGCAATATGCGGACGATCAGCTTCAGCTCAGTGAGCAGGAGTATAAAAACAATCCGTCCGAGCAGACGTTAGAGCAGCTGCTGAACGCCTACCTGATTCTCGGGAAGCGCAGTATCGCACTGACACGG is a window of Paenibacillus sp. FSL H3-0469 DNA encoding:
- a CDS encoding VWA domain-containing protein: MSEEELKEELKDDNRNGALTRWRLILGQEAEEALPGFGPGSGRILSEEELIMDAALAAIYNETGAGKAEGSAAAASKGRGSGSGKSAINLSKWLGDVRNFFPEDVVSVIQTDAMERKGWKQLLFEPELLAAVKPDIQLVGTLLALKGKIPEKTKDTARMLVQALVDELVKLLETDIRRAVTGALNKRQHSPLPSLSGLDWKRTIERNLKHYDAERRMIIPERFFYFDRARRSKEWTVIVDIDQSGSMASSVIWASVIGSIFASIPALNTRVVAFDTEVVDLTEQCANDPVDMLFGIQLGGGTDIHKSVKYCEQFIEEPKKTLFIIVSDLYENGNQAGLVRRMRELRESGVRTMTLLALSDEGKPSYDERLAAQLARDGTPCFACTPALLPVLVEGALKGQELGELAKRLGMTR
- the asd gene encoding aspartate-semialdehyde dehydrogenase, with the protein product MSRKLRAGIVGGTGMVGQRFIALLENHPWFQVTAIAASANSAGKSYEESVQGRWKLSTPMPDAVKGIMVQDASKVEEVAADVDLIFCAVDMKKDEIKALEEAYARTGTPVISNNSAHRWTPDVPMVIPEINPEHLEVIAQQRKRLGTETGFIAVKPNCSIQSYMPTLNALHEFKPSKVVVTTYQAISGAGKTFADWPDMVDNVIPYIGGEEEKSEQEPLRIWGKVTSEGIVPSEQPVITTQCIRVPVADGHMAAVFASFEQKPSREEILERWNSFQGRPQQLGLPSAPKQFITYFEEENRPQTRLDRDIENGMGISAGRLREDSLYDYKFVSLSHNTVRGAAGGAVLIAELLKAEGYIQPK
- a CDS encoding DUF3934 family protein codes for the protein MVAKSKGGGTGRGTGSKGWTRWNKTAKPVKPARSGPPGSPGAKGTKQAKTSSGSNKTGGAK
- a CDS encoding pseudouridine synthase, which encodes MRINKYISETGVYPRRETGRLIAAGRITINGKVCAPGASVEPGDMVAVDGITVTPDREERVYLVLNKPVGITCTAARHVEGNIVDYINYPSRIFAVGRLDKRSEGLILLTNDGSIVNRMMRSEHSHEKEYRVSVDKPVTEDFLTEMSAGVDILETRTKPCLTRRISEKEFMIILTQGLNLQIRRMCKALGYRVLRLERIRIMHITLSGLPQGQWRRLTEEELAELHARLEG